One genomic region from Leifsonia sp. Root1293 encodes:
- a CDS encoding alkaline phosphatase family protein, whose translation MPMVPSRESGAPRLADVLASCRASITGAANPLGLPAVDHAIVLLVDGLGTANLRASAGHARFLASRLTKKASLPGVFPATTAVGLGSLCTGAPSGSHGLVGYRVLDAAHDRVVNQLSGWDDDMRPEDWQRLPTQFESAAESGIPAFAVGPSRFADSGLSHALLRGAEYVSAGSIAARFDAALRVVAENGRALVYVYVPELDMAAHARGWLSDKWIGELEALDAEVSRFAASLPASAGLIVTADHGVVDVPAARHVLFDTAPQLIHGVRHIGGDPRCLYLYLEPDAAETAADDLAAAWRESEGDRAWVYTRAEAVAAGLFGEVAAEVLPRIGDVIVAARKLIAYYDSREANLAPRSMIGQHGSLTDEESRVPCLRVGAYAAAAS comes from the coding sequence ATGCCCATGGTACCTTCACGCGAATCCGGAGCCCCGCGGCTGGCCGACGTTCTGGCAAGTTGCCGCGCCAGCATCACCGGTGCCGCCAATCCGCTCGGACTCCCTGCCGTCGATCATGCGATCGTGCTGCTCGTCGACGGACTCGGCACAGCCAACCTGCGGGCCTCGGCGGGCCATGCGCGCTTTCTCGCCTCGCGGCTCACGAAGAAGGCGTCATTGCCCGGGGTCTTCCCGGCCACGACCGCCGTCGGCCTCGGCTCCCTCTGCACCGGAGCGCCGTCGGGCTCCCACGGTCTCGTCGGGTACAGGGTTCTCGACGCGGCCCACGACCGCGTCGTCAACCAGCTGAGCGGCTGGGACGACGACATGCGCCCTGAAGATTGGCAGCGACTCCCGACCCAGTTCGAATCTGCGGCGGAGTCCGGCATCCCGGCCTTCGCGGTCGGCCCGTCGCGCTTCGCCGATTCCGGACTCAGCCATGCGCTGCTGCGCGGGGCCGAGTACGTGTCCGCCGGCTCGATTGCGGCCCGCTTCGACGCTGCCCTCCGCGTGGTCGCGGAGAACGGGCGGGCACTCGTCTACGTCTACGTGCCGGAACTCGACATGGCGGCGCACGCACGCGGCTGGCTCTCGGACAAGTGGATCGGCGAGCTCGAGGCACTCGATGCCGAGGTCTCCCGCTTCGCCGCGTCTCTTCCGGCATCCGCCGGCCTCATCGTCACTGCCGATCACGGCGTCGTCGATGTTCCGGCCGCCAGGCACGTGCTCTTCGACACGGCTCCCCAGCTCATCCACGGAGTGCGGCACATCGGGGGAGATCCGCGCTGCCTCTATCTCTACCTGGAGCCGGATGCCGCTGAGACGGCGGCCGACGACCTCGCAGCAGCCTGGCGGGAGTCGGAGGGCGATCGCGCCTGGGTCTACACCCGCGCTGAGGCCGTGGCGGCCGGCCTGTTCGGCGAGGTCGCGGCCGAGGTTCTCCCACGCATCGGCGACGTGATCGTGGCCGCGCGCAAGCTGATCGCCTACTACGACTC